Genomic window (Drosophila sulfurigaster albostrigata strain 15112-1811.04 chromosome 2R, ASM2355843v2, whole genome shotgun sequence):
CAGTCGAGGGGTTACAATGTGAGTGACGACAGTTGCCAGCAGCTGCGAGAGGATTTGTCCTGCCTCGATCTCACCTGTCGCATGGGCTGTGAATACGGATTTGCTTTGGATGCCCAGACTCGTTGTCCCGCCTGTCAGTGTCGCGATCCCTGCGATGGCGTCAGCTGTGGGGAAGGCAAGGAATGTCGCATTGTTGACGTGAGCTGTGAAGGTGAATACTGTCCTCCAGTGCCCGCTTGCCTGCCCCGCAAGCCAGGACAATGTCCCTACCTGGTGCCACCTGGACTCAGCGTGGATAACCTCGATGCGAATGTTTGTGGCTACGAGTGTCGCACAGATGCGCATTGCGAAGGCACACGACGCTGCTGCTCCAATGGCTGTGGCACGCAGTGTGTGGAACCGCAGCTGAAGACGGCTTGCCAGCATCTGCAGTCCATACAGCTGCATCAGAGCTCGGAGCTGGGCATTCCGGCACGTCTGATGAGCGTGGCACAATGCGAGCAGGAAACCGGAAAGTGGAAGCAAGTGCAGTGTGCACCCGACGGGCATTGTTGGTGCGTCGATAGCCAGGGACAACAGCTGGCGGGCACAAAAGTGAAGTCACCTGCTGAACCCGTCTGTCAACTCAACTCCAGCTACGCTTGTCCCCCTTCGAAGTGCTCCCAGCAATGCGAAAGTGGCTATCAAATGGATGCGAATGGTTGTCAGACTTGCGCGTGTCGCAATTACTGCGAGGAACTCAACTGCGCCAGCGATGAGGAGTGTCAGCTGATACACGTGGAGTGCGTGGACAGTCCTTGCCCCAAGATGCCCATCTGTGTGCCGCGACGTGCTTCGGTCTGTGCCGAGGGCAATCCGCTGCAGCAAGGCGACCTCGATGTCAGCTGTGGGCCACATAATGAGCATGATGCATGCCCCACGACGCACAGCTGCCAGCTGAATCCGGTCACAAATCGCGGAGTCTGTTGCTCGAAGACACGCGACGTCTGCTTCGAATCGATGGACAATGTGTGCCTGGCCAGCTCGGAGTCAACACAGAATCTAACACGCTATCGCTTCAGTCCAAAGGCCAACAAGTGTGTCAGCGTGCAGTTGGATGCAAATTCTGCCGCCGCGTGTCAATCGAAGAATCTTTTCCACAACGAACTCGCCTGCAATTCCGTGTGTCCTTTGCTCACTCCCTGCGAACGCTTGAAGCTGAAGAACAGCTTGGCTGCCCAGCGCACTGGACACTCCTCCGTTTGGTTTCAGCCACGTTGTGATCCCATTACCGGTCACTGGAGTCCGGTGCAGTGTCTGGGCAAGCAGCCCGAATTGAACAGCACACCCAAATCACACACGGAGATTGTAAGTCGCGCTTTTGCCGGGAATGAAGAGACGCCAAGTCCTTATGGCGTTTGCTGGTGTGCGGATCGCAAGGGTGCACCTCTCAAAGGCACACTCACCCGGGATGTGGAGCCAGTTTGCAACAGTCGCCAGGCGCGTCAGCGCAAGCAATACGATCTGGGCGATCCGCTGATGGAGCAGCTCATCTCGCAGCTGACGCAGTTGAATGAGTTGTCCAACGACGACCTGGACTTGGATGAGGTGGAGGCACGTCTGCAGCCCACGGAACGTGTCATGGAGTTGGCCAACTCGCTGCTAGACTCTCAACTCTCAGTGGAAGCTTCGCCGCTGCAACCCATGCAGCTGAATACGACACGTTGTCGTGCGCTCGCCGAGACTGCGACATTCCCAGTGAGCTGCGATGAGTCGGGTTCCTTCTTGCCACAGCAGTGCAATGGGCACAGCTGTTGGTGCGTCGATGCCGCAGGCAATCAGCTGCAGTCCACGCACATCTTTGGACAGGGTGACAAGCACTGCGAACAAGTGCCCATCGAATCGGTGGCCATTGAGCTGCAcatgagcaacagcagctcgaGCAGCGTGCGAAATGTCTACGATTCGATAAGGAGGGAACTTCAGCAACTCCTCGGCGATGTGGTGGAGAATCTGCGTGTGCAGGAGAACTTTGATGGCTCGGTGATTGTCCGCTTCGAGCTGCACAATGCGGCCAAGGTGGACATGGCCTTTGCCATTGAGTCAGCCATCACCAATGGTGGCTTCCAACTCGTCGCCGGACACTTTCAGCCGGATTTAACGCGTTCTCATTTCGTGCATCGTCCTGCGACGTTGCCGCTGGCTCAGGCAGCCACTGCACCGGATGAATCCGTGCAGCTGGCCATGTTTGTGATGGCCAGCTGTTCGGCCTTCCTCGTCAGCATCTTTGTGGTGTACGTGATGCTGAAGCGTGGCTGGCACAAAACGTTGCACAAGAACATCTACGATTATCCCAAGGCGACGccggttgctgttgttggcggtCAGGAGAAACCCGTCGACTACTCGCTGCCCATATTTGTGCTGGAGGATGCACAGCCGGAGAGCATGAAGCGTGTCAAGGCGTAGGAATTAGTCTTCTCCTTCTGCAGTTGTTAAGcgttaaattatataaatgaattttgtaaataattttgttggtttCAGACACCGTTGCGAAGCGGCGATGGTGCAAGCCAAAGCACTTATCTGACAAGTATATagaactatatataaaattgtgtaCTTTCTAGGCTTATAAGACGactaatttatgaataaagcTTTATAAACGAAATCAAAGTTGAAACTTTTTTGTCGACGCTTTTTTAACTACCTAAGAATAGGTTTATTCTATCTCAATTTGGAATTTGGGTTTCATTGAACTATTTTTTATAGCTAGTTTATTCTTTTTCCCATATCGAAATCAAGAACTGATATAAATCCCAGAAGAAAAATTTAGGCTTTAATACTTAATACTCAAAATCGCAACaagattcaaatataaatCCAATAAGGAAAATTTAATTGCCGTCGACTCAGAAATTCGAAAGATATTCAATACAACAAAGTTTATATCTTTATGCGAAGCATTTTTAGCTGCctataaatgcaatttttaaattttaatgaaatacaaagaaatacttttaatttggGATTAAATAAAACCctaaaaaatttcaacagaTCATTTTttcccaaaaagaaaaatttgaaacaaataaaacttgCATACATCATATGCAGTTCCGAAATctgacaattttaaattaaaacctGCACCATATTTATCCTAAAACTTTCATAgctcaaaaaaagaaatataaaatacatattaattattcaataaataaattcaagtcCAGTATTCACGTCacaaaagcaattgaaatttgtcaGCAAACAGTTTTGTtggatttttaatatttaataatacagtTCATACATTCATATCAATATGATCAGCATCTGATTTGGATCTGAACGTTGTTATcattatcaattattatatagtacattcattaataacattaataaattttggcTTATCGTTTCCAAGCAACATGCGAACTCAGTTGTCTTTCTCCAATACAAATCAATCAggtgtataataatatagtatatgtgtAGAGATATCTGTATTGTATCCATATCCGTTGCCGTGTATAGTTTGTATATGGTAGACTATATGCTAAAGCGGACGTCGAATCTCCatacagacaacaacaacaacaaaaatacgtTGTAAAAATCGACTTTTTGTCCGCGAGAgacacaaaaaatatgtagaaAAAACTTAAACTAAATCGAGAATGAAAtgattacaataataataataatatgtaagtTCTTTAGTGTATTTCggatttataaatatatatatatgtataggtATATGTATcagtatgtatatgtatatagaaaaatgCAATACTTGTAGTTACAATTGGAAAAATGTTTtgcgaaatgcaaattgcttaTATGtacgttttcaatttttggaTGGATTGGAATATTGGGATATACATTatcgagagcgagagagagagagagagagcgagtgatcAAGAGAGATAAGTTGTGAACTAGCAAAGTATAATCGAATGTGAATTGTATAATCTATTGAGCTATTTTCATTGACTTAAACTAGTTACATAATTGTAGTAAATGTGCTCGGCAtgcaataaaacatttaatatctcttctttttttacttttgttttgcaaaaattcTCTCGGTGTTAAAAAGCGCAAATATCAACTTTTCTGTCTACGGTGagtatatctatgtatttgtatttgtatatgtatatgttttgtgtgtgtgcatgatGCATCAAAATGGAAGAGCTGATGCATCAccgaataaacaaaaaaaagattaagaaaattaaaagtgtATGAATCATTTTTGGTTACTTGTGTTTTTGTTAGTCGGTAGTCAAAACTAAAAGTTGAGCTTACAACAAATGCTTAGCCAGCCAAATTAGCCATCAATTGCCAGTTGGCCAAAAAAACTGGGCCAATAGGCCAGGCATGCAATAATGGCCAAAATGTACGTATCGTATAACAAACTGACTTCCAAAACATATGAAGAGCAGCCAAAATGGACGTTTACTTGGCAGCTGCTCCACCTCCACCGCCGCctgtggcattgttgttgttgctgctattgttgttattattattgttgttgttgcgcgcATTTCGCTGCGCATTGCTAAAGCCGCCAAAAGGTATCGACGCCCGCTGATCCTCCATGCGTCCGCTCTGCACTTTCATAATCAGCGAAAAGAAATCCTCATCGGGCACCGTTGCACCTCGTCCCGACTCGCGACTTCTTGCGCCCGCCGCTGCCGCTCCACCGCCCGGTGCCTGCAACGGTGGCGCCTCCGCATCCATGGTGACATGTGCCCTGGGCAACTCGGAGCGTTGCTCCTCCAGTCGCGAGCCCTGGCAACGCATCAGCATGTCGAGGAAAGCATCGTCCGGCTGTTGTGTGGTTGTGGCACTGCGTGCCAGCGGTGCATGGCTAATGGCTGGCGGCATAGCCGACGATGGTGACTTCAGACCCGGCAGATTTGTGGGATCCACAAACAGAGAGTTCTGCTGCACCAGCGGCTTGCGTGTGGCGCCTGTGGCAACAGCTGCGCCGCCAGCTGTGTTGATTTTGATTGAGCAACGTTGATCGTCCATGCGCTTGGACTGGGAACGCGAGAGCATATCGAAGAAATCATCctctttggcttttgtgtgGGCAGCGTTGGCTGCCTTGGTTTTCTGCTCCTCCTGCGCCTGCAGACGCTTGCCATCGGGTGTGATCTTGATCAGATCCAGCTGCTCCATGCTCTGGCGACGCACGCGCAccttttgaaatgcaaaacaaataaataaaagtgcaaTTTGAAGAAGGTATTTGCGTGCTTACCATGCGTCCCTGCGAGTTCTCTGAACCATCCGACTGATGTCCACTGGCCGAGTGATCCGAAGCAGTCGAGCGTTCCTCCTCTGGCGTTGGCGTATGCTCCGCCTCTGGCATGCCCAGCAGCTTGCGCAAATCTGAGATATTTACACGTGCTGTGCTCTCGCCCACGGGATCATGCAGTTCCTTGGCCAGCTGCAAATGGGATTCGGCAAACTGCAGCGCCTTCTCATTGTTGCCCGTGGCGGCATGAGCATTACCCAGTGACCAGCAGGCGCGTGCTTCGCCAATGCGATCACCCAGCTCTTGGGCAATCGCCAAATGCCGATGATGGAACTCAATGGCCATGGCAAACTCATGCAGCAGCGTATAAGTGTTGCCCAAACTGTAGCACGACTGCGCTTCGACTTCACGTTCGCCCAACTCCAGGGCCAAGGCTAAGGTGCGCTTGTAATGCTCGGCAGCATCCTCGAATTGTCCGAGAAAGATGTGCGAGTTGCCCAGATTGCTATTGGCGCGACGCTCGGCAGCGCGATCACCAAACTCGCGTGCAATGCGCAAGCGTTCCTGATGATGCTCAATGGCAGCCTGCAAAGCGACACTATTACAACAACTGGTAGGGAGAGGCACGGGGTTTAACTCACCTGAAAGTCGCCCAGCAAGTAGTAAGTGTTGCCCAAATTACCACAGGCACGTCCCTGTGCACCGCGATCACCCAGATCGCGCATCAACTGCAGATTCTCTTGGTAAAACTCTACCGCCTTGACCAGCGCCTCCTTGACATCGTCGCCTGCCTTGTTGCGATTGCCCAAATGTTTTCCCTTGGCATGGTAAACATTGCCCAGATTGTACAACGCTCTGCCCTCCGACAGACGATCGCCCAGCTGGCGTGCAAGTGTGAGATGGCGTTCACAACAAATGGCCGCCTCATCGAAGCGTCCCATCACCTTGAGTGTGTTGCCCAGATTGCCAGACGATTTCGCTTCGCCCAACTTATCGTTCATGGTCTTGGCCAGTGTTAGATCGTGCTTATGATACTGCATGGCCTTGGCGTAATCACCGAGATAGAAGTATGCATTTCCTAGCTGCGAATAGATGGCTGACAAAGTGCGTAGATCATCGGTGCCCGCTTGAATCGCCGCCTGGAAGAAGGCAACGCCCGCCCGACAATCGCCCGCTTTACACAGACGTTCTCCTTCGAGTGCCAGTTCGAGGCACATACTGGAGCCGCCGCCATCGGAGGTGGGATGCGAATTGGAGCCGTCTTGACCCCCGCCTCCAATGCCCATGGTGGAGACATTTTCCGCGGATGCGGAGAGTGAAGACATGGCTTTCGTTATGTTGCTGATGTTTCTAAAAGAAAACTGAACGCtaccaccacacacacacacttcgaGAGAGAGTTTCTAGCAGtctaaattactttaattaaacactttttttgtaCCGTTTTACTAATCAATTGGGTTTGTTAATTTCATTCTGATTCACTAGGCCAGTCGATTAATCGTTCATCGAATTATCGCTACAGGCGTTGCCATCAATATAATTTCGACATATTGCCACAtcagtaaatttaaaaacattgctatacaaaaatttataattaaatgaataattggTTTCGCAAATGtactaaaaaaattaaatattgtatttatttaaagtttaaataacCGTATAACATACAGTCTGACGTATCGTGCAGCCAACGCTTGCTCGTTTTTCAACACTGTTGGTTGCGACTGAACGTGCCTCGACCACTTTAAAGATGGCGTCACTTTCTACTGTGTCTGTGTGAACGAATCAAGTAGCCGCTTAACAAAATTGAagttttttggcaaaaaatcTAATCACCGGCTGCACTAAATAGCTGAAAAGTGTAAATGAAAGTGCCAGGaatgattttcaattgaaattgtgacAGGTGTGTGCGCCATTGCCTTTGCAATTGacgaacaaaaaacaaaaaagcctCAAAGGTGTAACGCAAACGCACTGTGAAAAAATGCgaatgtcgtcgtcgtcgttgtcgctgtcgtcgccGCTTTGAGTGTGTACGTGCGCCGCGTTTTGCATGGCAGCTGCGCTGATACCAGAAATATAAAAGGTGTGAATTTCGTGTGTTGCAAGATACatatattgttaattttgAGGCAATTAAAAGGCATTACACATATGCAACACCGTTATCAGGAATGTgctttattatataaatataaataagtaagcaagcaagcaagcaaaaaaagccacaaaaatataatgccCTGTGTTAAAATTCTGCGAGTGGGAGCCTAAAGCTAAGCGacagagagcaaaagagagtACGCGCAgtagcacacacatacacacacgcacgcaaaTAAAACTTCGTGAGAGCGGAAAACAATCATTTGTGGTGAGTGGTGagtgttgtcgctgttgttgttgttgccaggaTGATGATATTTAAACGTTTTAATTGCCATCCATGAACCGGCTAAACTATCTGTCAATTTCAACCTATTCTATTTTATCTCTAATATAAGTGTTGTTATAATGGGAATGAGCGTTTtgagtgttttgtttttaatattattttgagaAAGTTGTCACTGGTCTCGTTTTTATGAACGAAGAAAATTGTtctatacatatgcatatgtattttcatttaaaactcaCCACACCCCACACACTGACAGCACCTTGGGGCTCGCTCAgttctctgtgtatgtgtgcgtcaGTGTTAGTGAttcacaaaagcaacaacccCAACAAATTATCTCTACTACACATTTTCGCTACTTTTACTATACACCAAACGAAGCAGCAAGCAACGCACAACAacactgctgcagctgctatCATCGCACggttcttctgcttcttccgattctttctcttctctctccccAATACTCTGCTCCCCACTCCTCTCCACCTGTCGCCAAACACGGCACACTACTGCGGTATGCTCGCGCAGTGTTGCCGTATTGCACGAAAAAAACCAAGCAgccgctttttaaattttttttgtgtctgttTTTTCGTCATTCGTTGAAGTGctcttttcatttcttatGTCTTTGCTTTGGTCCCCGTTTCGTGCACTGTCAATAATATTGCGATGTGGGGCTGGTGCTGTCGAGCTTTGGAgggacacacgcacactcacaaatacacacatgcagcagaagcagcagagaGCGCCAACCGAAAAAATCGGCTTTCTTTGTGCCGCAGCAGCTGTagcagtgttgccaactttCAGGAAAAAAAGCTgtagaaatataaaactaaaacaaaataaaaataacttttatatgtatgtgtattttacaTTAGGATTTTATACTATTGCAATAGGGGAATTTTATTCCAACGAAATTTGACTGAATCCCCTATAAAATGCTTCATTCGAATGGGGGGGAACAAAACTTATGGTATGTAAATACAGTGATAAACTAAATAACTAGAGAAGAATTTTGATCATAAAGTTAACACTTTATacgaaaaataatacaaaagttGTTCATAATATAggaatgcaaacaaaaattcatTCTCAACTTCAAGTAGGTGCAAAAAGGAACTCAAATTTGACGGAAAAAATGCTAAATTGGCAACACTGAGCAGAGCAGCAGTTACTGTAGGTTTGTGTTGTCGCGTCGTCGTTTCAGTTGCCGTACGTCGCTGTCGTCTTCGGTTGTGTGCAAGAAATacacgagagagagaaatacatGAATACAGTTGAAAAGCAGCCTCAAAATCCGCTTTATCGggtttacaaaaaaatatatcgcaAAAAAAAGCATATCTACAACTAGAAATGCAAATCTCTCGAAAGTGCGCAATAATTGTgaagtgtaaataaatattgtacataAAAGTGTATGTAGTAATTTAaccaatttaattacaaattcaacacacacataattatagtgtgtgtgtgtgcataaatgtgtgtgtgtgtgtgttcgtttaGGTATCGCGGCCGGCAGTTTGCTGCTTTAGCTATGTAGCTAGAATAGCTAGTAGCTGATGATGGCTACAATTGAAATTCGTTTgtgcttttatattttttgtatttttcaaagtatattatttttagaatatcgATTTTGTTGGCTGCCCGCAGCCAGAGTTGAGCAGTGAGCAGAGAAGCAGaccagagcagcagcagcagccacacacTTTGTATCCGctagtgtatgtgtgagtcTGCGTGTCTGTGTATATAGAaatctatatgtgtgtgcatacatatataatatatgcgaatgtgtgtgtcgTCGTCACAGGCAGTAAAGAATGTGTTAAGATTATGAGCATAACTCATATAGACAAAACGTTACCTAACTGCcgtgcaaaatacaaaataataatacaaatacgcgagagaaaaaaaaacaaagtgaaaaaatttgaattaaagtgTCTTCCCCAAGTTGCGTCTATGCTTTATGCCTTCGTTCGTTAAATTCAGCGATCAAAACAGCTGCTCCTGCATGGAGTTGACTTCTCCCTCTCGCCCTTTCCGTCTCTTTCACACTCTACCGATTCATAT
Coding sequences:
- the LOC133835565 gene encoding uncharacterized protein LOC133835565, producing the protein MAQHCDQRWLKLFTCSLLLLSLFALQATDAKRTTANLTACQHLRRAESRRAKALQDSSVRIPRCRKTGEFERIQCTNEKAGEDCWCIDEYGVELPGSRNATRSGVLCEEPKHCAASACRMFCPSGFARDAQTGCSVCRCRDPCDGLDCPNGQTCQLQEVQCKSEPCPPLPTCKKARSLANFCPAGLPLAIDDSVRPFLCGQDAGKPQCPPLYQCMVEAGNDYGVCCPSTLTFQKPGICPAPEQAQYTQRTGYMCGAPCSHDLECRNMEKCCFTKGCQFNCQQPSNVTGCHQAKALADILAINEREGRGYVPDCNGPGGQYTPRQCSRNGLVCWCVDPRTGHKIKESMGAANNVNCDGWENMISRSYARSFQMEQCDTNICAAVCEYGFKNDHNGCPTCECSEPCEGFKCSIGSHCEVATDPLCESGSSLCSSWPVCKPDLAYSNPCDVGTPLSDTVSGEVMYCFDERQARSFQPTAFFEPEVESKQGRSMSNRIMCPEQYKCTKLHRETESVCCPLPEQSTAASEDQPTTHQQTMCEYLRDFSERMEGTEAGMQLAMPAPRCTPEGDYASRQCELRKISVTRAEQRKILEENTIRRMRMLLQNAPKRTRRNAERLKLYRVDDATLKVQLATAPAPVAAMARSAKVIDIGNDRQQLFETDFKKVAPAPKKHTADSELVEQEVEQCWCVDSFGTEIPQSRGYNVSDDSCQQLREDLSCLDLTCRMGCEYGFALDAQTRCPACQCRDPCDGVSCGEGKECRIVDVSCEGEYCPPVPACLPRKPGQCPYLVPPGLSVDNLDANVCGYECRTDAHCEGTRRCCSNGCGTQCVEPQLKTACQHLQSIQLHQSSELGIPARLMSVAQCEQETGKWKQVQCAPDGHCWCVDSQGQQLAGTKVKSPAEPVCQLNSSYACPPSKCSQQCESGYQMDANGCQTCACRNYCEELNCASDEECQLIHVECVDSPCPKMPICVPRRASVCAEGNPLQQGDLDVSCGPHNEHDACPTTHSCQLNPVTNRGVCCSKTRDVCFESMDNVCLASSESTQNLTRYRFSPKANKCVSVQLDANSAAACQSKNLFHNELACNSVCPLLTPCERLKLKNSLAAQRTGHSSVWFQPRCDPITGHWSPVQCLGKQPELNSTPKSHTEIVSRAFAGNEETPSPYGVCWCADRKGAPLKGTLTRDVEPVCNSRQARQRKQYDLGDPLMEQLISQLTQLNELSNDDLDLDEVEARLQPTERVMELANSLLDSQLSVEASPLQPMQLNTTRCRALAETATFPVSCDESGSFLPQQCNGHSCWCVDAAGNQLQSTHIFGQGDKHCEQVPIESVAIELHMSNSSSSSVRNVYDSIRRELQQLLGDVVENLRVQENFDGSVIVRFELHNAAKVDMAFAIESAITNGGFQLVAGHFQPDLTRSHFVHRPATLPLAQAATAPDESVQLAMFVMASCSAFLVSIFVVYVMLKRGWHKTLHKNIYDYPKATPVAVVGGQEKPVDYSLPIFVLEDAQPESMKRVKA
- the LOC133836865 gene encoding G-protein-signaling modulator 2; its protein translation is MSSLSASAENVSTMGIGGGGQDGSNSHPTSDGGGSSMCLELALEGERLCKAGDCRAGVAFFQAAIQAGTDDLRTLSAIYSQLGNAYFYLGDYAKAMQYHKHDLTLAKTMNDKLGEAKSSGNLGNTLKVMGRFDEAAICCERHLTLARQLGDRLSEGRALYNLGNVYHAKGKHLGNRNKAGDDVKEALVKAVEFYQENLQLMRDLGDRGAQGRACGNLGNTYYLLGDFQAAIEHHQERLRIAREFGDRAAERRANSNLGNSHIFLGQFEDAAEHYKRTLALALELGEREVEAQSCYSLGNTYTLLHEFAMAIEFHHRHLAIAQELGDRIGEARACWSLGNAHAATGNNEKALQFAESHLQLAKELHDPVGESTARVNISDLRKLLGMPEAEHTPTPEEERSTASDHSASGHQSDGSENSQGRMVRVRRQSMEQLDLIKITPDGKRLQAQEEQKTKAANAAHTKAKEDDFFDMLSRSQSKRMDDQRCSIKINTAGGAAVATGATRKPLVQQNSLFVDPTNLPGLKSPSSAMPPAISHAPLARSATTTQQPDDAFLDMLMRCQGSRLEEQRSELPRAHVTMDAEAPPLQAPGGGAAAAGARSRESGRGATVPDEDFFSLIMKVQSGRMEDQRASIPFGGFSNAQRNARNNNNNNNNNSSNNNNATGGGGGGAAAK